A genomic stretch from Calditerricola satsumensis includes:
- the dnaJ gene encoding molecular chaperone DnaJ: MSKRDYYEVLGVSRDASPEEIKKAYRKLARKYHPDVCKEPDAAEKFKEVKEAYDVLSDPEKRARYDRFGHAGVHADVGGASGAGAGDPGAGAGGFDFGGFGDIGDLFDLFFGGGRRQHPHAPRQGANVEVPLVVDFREAAFGTEVDLEVPREEPCSTCHGTGARPGTQPEVCRACGGTGMEEVVQATILGRMVSRRTCSVCGGRGRIIIERCRACGGAGRVRVRRAVRVKVPPGVDTGTRLRIPGAGEAGYNGGPPGDLYVVIRVKPDDFFRREGDDLYCDVPITFVQAALGDEIEVPTLDGRVKLRIPPGTQTGTLFRLRGKGIPRLRGGGRGDQHVRVVVVTPTHLTERQKELLREFAAISGEETHRGESLFEKMKRAFRGG; encoded by the coding sequence ATGTCCAAGCGGGACTATTACGAGGTCCTCGGGGTGTCCCGCGACGCTTCCCCGGAAGAAATCAAAAAAGCGTACCGCAAGCTGGCCCGCAAGTACCACCCCGACGTGTGCAAGGAGCCCGACGCGGCGGAGAAATTCAAAGAGGTCAAAGAGGCCTACGACGTCCTCAGCGATCCCGAGAAGCGGGCCCGCTACGACCGCTTCGGCCACGCCGGCGTTCATGCCGACGTGGGCGGCGCGTCCGGGGCGGGCGCCGGCGATCCGGGCGCGGGAGCCGGCGGCTTCGATTTCGGCGGGTTCGGCGACATCGGTGACCTCTTCGACCTCTTCTTCGGCGGCGGGCGGCGCCAGCACCCGCACGCCCCGCGCCAGGGGGCCAACGTGGAGGTGCCGCTCGTCGTCGACTTCCGCGAGGCGGCCTTTGGCACCGAAGTGGACCTCGAGGTGCCGCGCGAAGAACCCTGTTCCACCTGCCACGGCACCGGCGCCCGGCCCGGCACCCAGCCGGAGGTGTGCCGCGCCTGCGGCGGCACGGGGATGGAGGAGGTCGTGCAGGCGACGATTCTCGGCCGCATGGTCAGCCGGCGCACCTGTTCGGTGTGCGGCGGGCGCGGGCGGATCATCATCGAGCGGTGCCGTGCCTGCGGCGGGGCGGGACGGGTGCGCGTGCGGCGAGCCGTGCGCGTCAAGGTCCCCCCGGGCGTCGACACGGGGACGCGCCTGCGCATCCCCGGGGCGGGCGAGGCCGGCTACAACGGTGGCCCGCCGGGCGACCTGTACGTGGTGATTCGCGTCAAGCCCGACGACTTCTTCCGCCGCGAAGGGGATGACCTTTACTGCGACGTGCCGATCACCTTTGTCCAGGCCGCGCTTGGCGACGAAATCGAGGTGCCGACCCTCGACGGACGCGTCAAGCTGCGCATCCCGCCGGGCACGCAAACGGGGACGCTTTTCCGCCTGCGCGGGAAGGGCATTCCTCGCCTGCGCGGCGGTGGACGCGGCGACCAGCACGTGCGCGTCGTCGTCGTCACGCCGACCCACCTGACCGAGCGCCAGAAGGAGCTCCTGCGGGAGTTTGCCGCCATCAGCGGGGAAGAGACGCACCGCGGGGAAAGCCTGTTCGAAAAGATGAAGCGGGCCTTTCGGGGCGGCTGA
- a CDS encoding glycerophosphodiester phosphodiesterase, translating into MKGAIRSRWPTWAEVPTGGFVAMGALKPLHETLKEKRWLKSAHRGGRATAPENTLTAFRKALEAGVDMIELDVQLTRDGHPVVFHDWTLERTTNGRGRLADQSLDDLRRLDAGSWFAEVYRGEPVPTLSEVLEWSSSRLYLQIELKSRGSDADALCDRVVHMIKERHMEEQVMVMSFDHAIARRVKQLEPRMMTGVICQARLIDPVSVVRQAQADVLCVDYDHLRREDVDALHRENVAVHSFAPTPETLRELVEWGVDIVQTDDPSAFQAVTGQGEAGAVKG; encoded by the coding sequence ATGAAGGGAGCCATCCGTTCGCGATGGCCGACATGGGCCGAGGTGCCGACGGGGGGTTTTGTGGCGATGGGAGCGCTGAAGCCGCTCCACGAGACGTTGAAGGAAAAGCGCTGGTTGAAATCTGCACACCGGGGAGGGAGAGCGACCGCACCGGAGAACACGCTGACGGCGTTCCGCAAGGCGCTCGAGGCCGGCGTCGACATGATCGAGCTCGACGTTCAGCTGACCCGCGATGGGCATCCGGTCGTGTTTCACGACTGGACCTTGGAACGCACGACCAATGGCCGCGGCCGGCTGGCCGATCAGTCCCTCGACGATCTGCGCCGGCTCGACGCCGGAAGCTGGTTTGCCGAGGTCTATCGTGGCGAACCGGTGCCCACGCTGTCGGAGGTGCTGGAGTGGTCCTCGAGCCGGCTCTACTTGCAGATTGAGCTGAAGAGCCGCGGAAGCGACGCCGATGCGCTGTGCGACCGCGTCGTGCACATGATCAAGGAGCGGCACATGGAAGAGCAAGTGATGGTGATGTCCTTTGACCACGCCATCGCCCGCCGGGTCAAGCAGTTGGAGCCCCGCATGATGACGGGCGTCATCTGTCAGGCGCGGCTGATCGATCCGGTGTCGGTGGTGCGGCAGGCGCAAGCCGACGTGCTGTGCGTCGATTACGACCACCTGCGGCGGGAAGACGTCGATGCGCTGCACCGCGAGAATGTGGCCGTGCACAGCTTTGCGCCGACACCGGAGACGCTGCGCGAGCTGGTGGAGTGGGGGGTTGACATCGTGCAAACCGACGACCCTTCCGCCTTTCAAGCGGTTACCGGCCAAGGTGAAGCAGGAGCCGTTAAGGGGTAA
- a CDS encoding sugar ABC transporter substrate-binding protein, with protein sequence MTAKGKAGRAIGWRKILVGLLLLPALVAGGCATTPKQEESEPAGEGQTVTLTAMVVGKPTERYRLENLKAAAERLNKKLAQEGQTVRVRVEGKLEDRPWEEYKQKFILAAEAHKAPDIVLSGHEDVAPWSDAGHILPLDEYVKDSPVYRDVFPNLWKSVTYKGKIWAIPQDVEARPLYYWKPLLRQAGWTEADVNALPEKIRNGDFVLDDMLRTAKALQDKGAVEPGMGFWTRPQPGPDFYLFYLAYGGELQDPATGKLVLDKQALLNEYRFFARAAQQDKVMRPTLIGTDWTIWHRTVMGQKVGFFHGGSWQVAEWKDKYGLTEDKMADLGYALIPSGIKGKPGVTLSHPLVYMVTAQSKHPDLAARLLLEATAPDLNTRHAVASGHLAIMKAQLDDPEYKKSGFLHAISYMVEHAKFLPLHSKFGTYDQIVYRGLTAVVAGQMTPEEAVDTVASQLKAQLGDEVVVR encoded by the coding sequence ATGACGGCGAAGGGGAAGGCGGGTCGCGCCATCGGCTGGCGAAAGATTCTGGTCGGGCTGCTGCTCTTGCCGGCGCTGGTGGCGGGCGGGTGTGCCACAACGCCCAAACAGGAAGAGAGCGAACCTGCCGGAGAGGGCCAAACGGTGACGCTCACGGCGATGGTGGTGGGCAAGCCCACGGAACGCTACCGGTTGGAAAACCTCAAGGCCGCGGCGGAGCGGCTCAACAAAAAATTGGCCCAGGAAGGCCAAACGGTGCGCGTGCGCGTCGAGGGAAAACTGGAAGACCGGCCTTGGGAGGAATACAAGCAGAAGTTTATTCTCGCGGCGGAAGCACACAAAGCGCCCGACATCGTGCTCAGCGGGCACGAGGACGTGGCACCGTGGTCGGACGCCGGCCACATTCTTCCGCTCGACGAATACGTGAAAGACAGCCCGGTGTACCGCGACGTGTTTCCCAATCTGTGGAAATCTGTGACTTATAAAGGAAAAATATGGGCCATTCCTCAGGACGTGGAAGCCCGTCCGCTGTACTACTGGAAACCCCTGTTGCGCCAAGCCGGTTGGACGGAGGCCGATGTGAACGCGCTCCCGGAGAAGATCCGAAACGGGGACTTCGTGTTGGATGACATGCTCCGGACGGCCAAGGCGTTGCAGGACAAGGGCGCCGTGGAACCGGGCATGGGCTTCTGGACGCGCCCGCAGCCGGGTCCGGACTTCTATCTCTTCTACCTGGCCTATGGCGGGGAGTTGCAGGACCCGGCGACGGGCAAGCTCGTCCTTGACAAACAGGCCCTCCTGAACGAGTACCGCTTCTTTGCGCGGGCGGCGCAGCAAGACAAGGTGATGCGGCCCACCCTCATCGGGACCGATTGGACCATCTGGCACCGCACGGTGATGGGACAAAAGGTGGGGTTCTTCCATGGTGGCTCGTGGCAGGTGGCCGAGTGGAAGGACAAGTACGGCTTGACCGAAGACAAGATGGCCGATCTCGGGTATGCCCTGATTCCCAGCGGCATCAAAGGAAAGCCCGGCGTGACGCTGTCGCATCCCCTGGTCTATATGGTGACGGCGCAATCGAAGCACCCCGACCTGGCCGCCCGCCTGCTGCTGGAGGCGACGGCCCCGGATCTCAATACCCGTCACGCCGTCGCCAGCGGGCACCTGGCGATCATGAAGGCGCAGCTGGACGATCCCGAATACAAGAAAAGCGGGTTTCTGCATGCCATCAGCTACATGGTGGAGCACGCCAAGTTCTTGCCCCTGCACAGCAAATTTGGCACCTACGACCAAATCGTCTACCGCGGCCTGACGGCGGTGGTGGCCGGGCAGATGACGCCGGAAGAGGCCGTGGACACGGTGGCGTCCCAGCTCAAGGCCCAATTGGGCGATGAGGTGGTTGTGCGATGA
- a CDS encoding carbohydrate ABC transporter permease, with translation MSGRPLFRGGRLSAFFLLPFLLVVAVFFVVPVVLTLLVSLTNMSVATGLSGYDWVGLENYRRIVQDPVIGRILYNTVLFVGLTLALFNVGLALVLALATSFLSERWGNAFRALWLLPRITPSVVYVLMWRYFAAEPPYGILNQVLQGLGLPAASNWLHEAPWPMIIAINGFVGASMGMIIFSAAIRAIPRHLILAAQLDGATAWALIRHIVLPHLRWPVLFVVAYQTLSLLASYEYILLTTNGGPGYYTTEVWALYAFHTALSNYFGNAQFGQGAALASVLVVMGIAASFLYLRLFPFRKLTDRPKIEVS, from the coding sequence ATGAGCGGGCGTCCGCTGTTTCGCGGCGGGCGCCTATCCGCCTTCTTTTTGCTTCCCTTTTTGTTGGTGGTGGCGGTCTTTTTTGTCGTTCCCGTCGTGCTGACGCTGCTCGTAAGCTTGACCAACATGAGCGTGGCCACGGGACTGAGCGGGTACGACTGGGTCGGTTTGGAAAATTATCGCCGCATCGTGCAGGATCCCGTAATCGGCCGAATTCTGTACAACACCGTCCTGTTTGTCGGCCTGACCTTGGCCCTCTTTAACGTGGGCCTGGCCCTGGTGCTGGCCTTGGCCACCTCCTTCTTGTCCGAACGGTGGGGCAACGCGTTCCGCGCCCTGTGGCTGCTGCCGCGCATCACCCCCTCGGTGGTGTATGTGCTGATGTGGCGGTATTTTGCTGCGGAACCGCCGTACGGGATTCTCAACCAAGTGCTTCAGGGGTTGGGCCTTCCCGCTGCGTCCAACTGGCTCCACGAGGCGCCGTGGCCCATGATCATCGCCATCAACGGGTTTGTTGGGGCGTCCATGGGGATGATCATCTTCTCTGCCGCCATTCGCGCCATCCCGCGTCACCTGATTCTCGCCGCCCAGCTGGACGGGGCGACGGCGTGGGCCCTTATTCGGCATATCGTCCTGCCCCACCTGAGATGGCCGGTGCTCTTTGTTGTCGCGTACCAGACGCTGTCCCTTTTGGCGTCGTACGAATACATCCTGCTTACCACCAACGGGGGGCCCGGCTACTACACCACCGAGGTGTGGGCTTTGTATGCCTTCCACACGGCGCTGTCCAACTACTTCGGCAACGCGCAATTTGGCCAGGGAGCGGCGTTGGCGTCGGTCCTTGTCGTGATGGGCATTGCCGCTTCCTTCCTGTATCTGCGCCTGTTTCCGTTTCGGAAGCTCACCGACCGGCCCAAAATCGAGGTTTCGTAA
- a CDS encoding carbohydrate ABC transporter permease encodes MLGASSEVRRRAWVPWLFLIPVTLPLVLLYVWLFLASWSSGMEGLRPLGWTAANWSFLWAPDPYLPNIWALTGNTLLFAALVTLGEVGLASTAAYALSRLHVPARRLWLGLLIVLHAFPSITLLVAIFLLLRFLGLYDTLVGVVLVKIALDLPFHVWVLKGFYDQVPWDYEMAAMVDGASRFAVWRRVVLPLVKPGLLASGVFAFLSGWNEFLLPYVLAPGMETQTLPVFLSSLLSQADVADYGMVAAVGVFYMIPVLVVYAVMQRYLLALYTGGVKG; translated from the coding sequence ATGCTCGGTGCATCCAGCGAGGTGCGTCGACGTGCCTGGGTGCCGTGGCTGTTTCTGATCCCCGTCACGTTGCCCCTCGTGTTGTTGTACGTCTGGCTGTTTTTGGCGTCGTGGAGCTCGGGCATGGAGGGGTTGCGTCCCCTCGGGTGGACGGCGGCCAACTGGTCGTTCCTGTGGGCGCCCGATCCGTACTTGCCCAACATCTGGGCGCTCACGGGCAACACGCTGCTGTTTGCCGCCCTCGTCACCCTCGGCGAGGTGGGGCTGGCCAGCACGGCGGCGTACGCCTTGTCCCGCCTGCACGTGCCGGCACGGCGGTTGTGGTTGGGGCTGCTGATCGTCCTCCACGCGTTTCCGAGCATCACCCTGCTCGTGGCCATCTTTCTGCTCTTGCGCTTCCTTGGCCTCTACGACACGCTGGTGGGCGTTGTTCTCGTCAAGATCGCCCTCGATTTGCCGTTTCACGTGTGGGTGCTGAAGGGGTTTTACGACCAGGTGCCGTGGGATTACGAGATGGCGGCAATGGTGGACGGGGCCAGCCGCTTCGCCGTGTGGCGCCGCGTGGTGCTGCCGCTGGTGAAGCCGGGGCTGCTCGCCTCGGGGGTCTTCGCCTTTTTGTCCGGCTGGAACGAGTTTTTGCTTCCCTATGTGCTGGCCCCGGGCATGGAGACGCAGACGCTGCCCGTCTTTTTAAGCAGCTTGCTGTCGCAAGCCGACGTGGCCGATTACGGCATGGTGGCGGCGGTGGGCGTCTTTTACATGATCCCCGTGCTGGTGGTGTACGCGGTCATGCAGCGGTACCTGCTGGCGCTGTATACGGGAGGCGTGAAGGGATGA
- a CDS encoding ABC transporter ATP-binding protein yields MKVELEGVTKRFGGVTAVEGLTLEIPSGALVALLGPSGCGKSTTLYLLAGVLKPTAGTIRFDGRVVNDVLPQHRNIGMVFQSYALYPHMTVYDNIAFPLRMQKQPEAAIRRRVHDYAELVQVAHLLDRRPAELSGGQP; encoded by the coding sequence ATGAAGGTGGAACTGGAGGGCGTGACGAAACGCTTTGGCGGCGTGACCGCCGTGGAGGGCCTCACCTTGGAGATTCCCTCCGGCGCCCTGGTGGCCCTGCTCGGGCCGTCGGGGTGCGGCAAATCGACCACGTTGTACCTCTTGGCCGGCGTGCTCAAGCCGACGGCCGGCACCATCCGCTTCGACGGCCGGGTGGTGAACGACGTCCTGCCGCAGCATCGCAATATCGGGATGGTGTTTCAAAGCTACGCCCTGTACCCGCACATGACGGTGTACGACAACATCGCCTTCCCCCTGCGCATGCAGAAGCAGCCGGAGGCGGCGATCCGCCGGCGGGTGCACGACTACGCCGAGCTCGTGCAGGTGGCCCACTTGCTGGACCGCCGCCCTGCGGAGCTGTCCGGCGGCCAGCCGTGA
- a CDS encoding ABC transporter ATP-binding protein: protein MKKPKLLLLDEPLSNLDAQLRLAMRVEIRRIQREVGITTVLVTHDQIEAMTIADRVVLMDAGRIVAHGTPSELYRTPPNRFTAAFIGHPPMNWLEGRSDGRRLHVAGTGFSIELDVPLPAGEYDIGVRPHQVELTAPGQGFADGTVELVELLGHEAMATVRVEGGPRLRVLVDGGAPPSEGQRVGVRVAPHALHVFRKDDGRRVSLAGGEANAPLVQ from the coding sequence GTGAAGAAGCCGAAGTTGCTCCTGCTGGACGAGCCCCTCTCCAACCTGGACGCCCAGCTGCGCTTGGCCATGCGCGTTGAGATCCGCCGCATTCAGCGCGAGGTGGGTATCACGACGGTGCTCGTCACCCATGACCAGATCGAGGCGATGACCATCGCCGACCGCGTGGTGCTGATGGACGCGGGGCGCATCGTGGCCCATGGCACGCCCTCGGAACTGTATCGGACGCCGCCCAACCGCTTCACGGCGGCCTTTATCGGCCACCCGCCGATGAACTGGTTGGAAGGCCGCTCCGACGGCCGCCGATTGCACGTGGCCGGAACGGGGTTTTCCATTGAGCTGGATGTCCCTCTGCCCGCCGGTGAATATGACATTGGCGTGCGCCCCCATCAGGTGGAGCTGACGGCCCCGGGTCAGGGGTTTGCGGACGGCACCGTCGAGCTTGTCGAGCTCTTGGGGCATGAGGCGATGGCCACGGTGCGCGTCGAAGGCGGCCCGCGGTTGCGCGTGCTGGTGGACGGCGGGGCCCCGCCGTCGGAGGGCCAGCGTGTGGGGGTGCGCGTTGCCCCGCACGCCCTTCACGTGTTCCGGAAGGACGACGGCCGCCGCGTATCCTTGGCCGGTGGCGAGGCGAACGCGCCCTTGGTACAATAG
- the prmA gene encoding 50S ribosomal protein L11 methyltransferase: MKWTEIAVHTTHEAQEAVANLLHEAGAGGVVIEDPLLLSREGDPTYGEIVALDPAAYPAEGVVVKAYLPPSPHLPETVKAIEAAVRGLAQYGLDPGPARVTLAEVDEEDWSAAWKKYYKPIRVTERLTIRPVWEPYTPAHPDERVIVLDPGMAFGTGTHPTTVLCLRALEKAVRPGDAVIDVGCGSGVLAIAAAKLGADKVLALDLDPVAVKAARQNVALNKLGDRVTVRENNLLDGVTDAADVIVANILAEVIVRLAGDAAAHLKPGGTFIASGIIRSKAPAVLEAIQSSGLSIVETVSEDDWLAVVAKK, translated from the coding sequence ATGAAGTGGACCGAGATCGCCGTGCACACGACGCACGAGGCGCAGGAGGCGGTAGCCAACCTTCTGCACGAGGCGGGCGCGGGAGGCGTGGTGATCGAGGATCCCCTCTTGTTGTCGCGTGAGGGGGATCCCACCTACGGCGAGATCGTGGCCCTCGACCCCGCGGCATACCCGGCGGAAGGCGTGGTGGTGAAGGCCTATCTGCCGCCGTCTCCCCATCTGCCTGAGACGGTGAAGGCCATCGAGGCGGCGGTGCGCGGCTTGGCCCAATACGGCCTTGACCCGGGGCCGGCCCGCGTCACCCTGGCCGAGGTGGACGAGGAGGACTGGAGCGCGGCGTGGAAGAAATACTACAAGCCGATCCGCGTCACCGAACGGCTCACGATCCGCCCGGTGTGGGAGCCGTACACGCCTGCGCACCCGGACGAGCGGGTGATCGTCCTCGATCCCGGCATGGCCTTTGGCACCGGCACGCACCCCACGACGGTGCTCTGCCTGCGCGCCCTGGAGAAGGCGGTACGGCCCGGTGACGCGGTGATCGACGTCGGGTGCGGGTCCGGCGTGCTGGCCATCGCCGCGGCCAAGCTGGGCGCGGACAAGGTGCTGGCCCTCGACCTCGATCCGGTGGCGGTGAAGGCGGCCCGGCAAAACGTGGCCCTCAACAAGCTGGGTGACCGCGTCACCGTGCGGGAGAACAACCTCCTCGACGGCGTGACCGACGCGGCCGATGTGATCGTGGCCAACATCCTGGCCGAGGTGATCGTTCGCCTGGCCGGTGACGCGGCGGCGCATCTCAAGCCGGGCGGGACGTTCATCGCCTCGGGCATCATTCGGTCCAAGGCGCCGGCGGTGTTGGAGGCGATCCAATCCAGCGGCCTGTCCATCGTGGAAACGGTTTCCGAGGACGATTGGCTGGCGGTGGTCGCGAAAAAATGA
- a CDS encoding 16S rRNA (uracil(1498)-N(3))-methyltransferase: MQRYWVPRERFAGDRAVLLDEDAHHAVRVMRLRAGDAVVVCDGEGGVWRAEIASASPREVVVRLVETVPEDRELPVELALAQSLPKGDKMDLILQKGTELGVGCFVPLVSARTVVKLDEKKAAQRQARWARIVKEAFEQSRRTLLPRVEPVRRWDEVLRLAGDYDAALLAHEGEGTVPLGAALAAVRPGQRVLALVGPEGGFAPEEVQAARGAGFVPVSLGKRVLRTETAGLFLAAALTYHFELTR, translated from the coding sequence ATGCAGCGGTACTGGGTTCCCCGTGAGCGGTTTGCCGGCGACCGGGCGGTGTTGCTGGACGAGGACGCCCACCATGCCGTGCGCGTGATGCGCCTGAGGGCGGGCGACGCCGTGGTCGTCTGCGACGGCGAGGGCGGCGTGTGGCGGGCCGAGATCGCCAGCGCCTCGCCGCGCGAGGTGGTGGTGCGGCTCGTCGAGACCGTGCCGGAGGATCGGGAGCTGCCGGTGGAATTGGCCCTCGCCCAAAGCCTGCCCAAGGGCGACAAGATGGACCTCATCCTGCAAAAGGGCACCGAATTGGGTGTCGGCTGTTTTGTGCCGCTGGTGTCGGCGCGCACGGTGGTGAAGCTGGACGAAAAGAAGGCGGCGCAGCGGCAAGCGCGCTGGGCGCGCATCGTGAAAGAAGCCTTTGAGCAGTCCCGTCGCACCCTACTGCCGCGCGTCGAACCGGTGCGGCGGTGGGACGAGGTGCTCCGGCTCGCCGGCGACTACGACGCCGCACTGCTCGCCCATGAAGGAGAGGGAACGGTGCCCTTGGGAGCGGCCCTCGCTGCCGTGCGACCGGGGCAGCGCGTTCTTGCCCTCGTCGGTCCGGAGGGCGGTTTTGCCCCGGAAGAGGTGCAGGCGGCGCGAGGGGCCGGGTTTGTGCCCGTGTCCCTCGGCAAGCGTGTGCTGCGAACGGAAACGGCCGGGCTGTTTCTCGCCGCGGCGTTAACCTACCACTTCGAATTGACGCGCTGA
- the mtaB gene encoding tRNA (N(6)-L-threonylcarbamoyladenosine(37)-C(2))-methylthiotransferase MtaB, translated as MPTVAFHTLGCKVNHYETEAVWNLFKQAGYRRVDFNDEADVYVINTCTVTNTGDKKSRQVIRRAVRRNPDAVIAVMGCYAQTSPAEVMSIPGVDIVIGTQDRDKILEYVERYQAERKPINAVRNIMKTRTFEELDVPAFTDRTRAFLKIQDGCNNFCTFCIIPWARGLLRSRKPESVLAQARQLVEQGYKEIVLTGIHTAGYGEDLEDYSFAQLLADLIQIDGLKRLRISSIEASQVTDEVIAVIQSSEKLCRHLHIPLQSGDDEILKRMRRKYTTAEYRAKIERIREALPGVAITTDVIVGFPGETDAHFENTYRFIEEIGFAELHVFPYSKRNGTPAARMPDQVPEGVKKARVDRLIALSNRLSLAYAQQFVGDVLDVIPEHPVRDLPDSGLYVGHTDNYLKVVFPADASLVGKICKVRIDEAGPDECKGTLVRVLDDDVPMAHVS; from the coding sequence ATGCCTACGGTGGCCTTCCACACGCTGGGGTGCAAGGTGAACCACTACGAGACGGAAGCGGTGTGGAACCTCTTTAAGCAGGCCGGGTACCGGCGGGTCGACTTCAACGACGAGGCCGATGTGTACGTGATCAACACGTGCACGGTGACGAACACCGGCGACAAGAAGAGCCGCCAGGTGATCCGCCGCGCCGTCCGCCGCAACCCCGACGCCGTCATTGCCGTCATGGGCTGCTATGCGCAAACCTCGCCGGCGGAAGTGATGAGCATCCCCGGTGTCGACATCGTTATCGGTACGCAGGACCGCGACAAGATCCTCGAGTACGTGGAGCGGTACCAGGCCGAGCGCAAACCCATCAACGCCGTGCGCAACATCATGAAGACGCGCACCTTCGAGGAACTCGACGTGCCGGCCTTCACCGACCGCACGCGGGCCTTCCTGAAGATCCAGGACGGCTGCAACAACTTCTGCACCTTCTGCATCATCCCCTGGGCGCGGGGGCTTCTCCGCAGCCGCAAGCCGGAGAGCGTGCTCGCCCAGGCGCGGCAGCTAGTGGAACAAGGGTACAAGGAAATCGTCCTCACCGGCATCCACACGGCGGGCTACGGCGAAGATCTGGAAGACTACTCCTTCGCCCAACTGCTGGCCGACCTCATCCAGATCGACGGCCTCAAGCGGCTGCGCATCAGCTCCATCGAGGCCAGCCAGGTGACGGACGAGGTGATCGCCGTCATCCAGAGCTCGGAGAAGCTGTGCCGCCACCTGCACATCCCGCTGCAGTCGGGCGACGACGAGATCCTGAAGCGGATGCGCCGCAAGTACACCACGGCGGAGTACCGCGCCAAGATCGAGCGGATCCGCGAGGCGCTGCCGGGGGTGGCCATCACCACCGACGTGATCGTCGGCTTCCCCGGCGAGACGGACGCCCACTTTGAAAACACCTATCGTTTCATCGAGGAGATCGGCTTCGCCGAGCTGCACGTCTTCCCGTACTCCAAGCGCAACGGCACGCCGGCGGCGCGCATGCCGGACCAGGTGCCGGAAGGGGTGAAGAAGGCGCGGGTCGACCGGCTCATCGCGCTGTCGAACCGCCTCTCCCTTGCCTATGCCCAGCAATTCGTCGGCGACGTGCTCGACGTCATCCCCGAGCATCCCGTGCGCGACCTGCCCGATTCGGGCCTGTACGTCGGCCACACCGACAACTACCTGAAGGTGGTCTTCCCCGCCGACGCGTCGCTGGTCGGGAAGATCTGCAAGGTGCGCATCGACGAAGCCGGGCCGGACGAATGCAAGGGTACCCTCGTGCGCGTCCTCGACGACGACGTGCCGATGGCCCACGTGTCGTGA
- a CDS encoding AMP-binding protein, which produces MIGKSDWLERRSRLAPGRVAVIDGDTGQRWTYGDLRERANRLARFLHSHGVGKGDRVTLLAPNHLAYLDMLWACARLGAIFVPLNWRLAATELAEVVNDCTPSLLFVHARFADRAAKLAVPHTMVIEDAAYLEVLSYGRLKRLDGAAPRGWWHRGADGRV; this is translated from the coding sequence ATGATCGGAAAAAGCGACTGGCTAGAGCGAAGAAGCCGACTGGCACCCGGCCGCGTGGCCGTCATCGACGGCGATACGGGCCAGCGTTGGACCTATGGTGATCTGCGGGAACGGGCCAACCGGTTGGCTCGTTTCTTGCATTCGCACGGTGTGGGGAAAGGGGATCGGGTGACCCTGCTCGCCCCGAACCACCTGGCCTACCTCGACATGCTGTGGGCCTGCGCGCGGCTGGGGGCCATCTTTGTTCCACTCAACTGGCGGCTGGCGGCGACGGAATTGGCCGAGGTGGTGAACGATTGCACGCCGTCTCTTTTGTTTGTCCACGCCCGCTTCGCTGACCGGGCTGCGAAACTGGCCGTTCCCCACACGATGGTGATCGAGGATGCAGCGTATCTGGAGGTGCTTTCATACGGGCGGCTTAAACGCCTTGACGGTGCCGCTCCTCGTGGCTGGTGGCACCGTGGTGCTGACGGACGGGTTTGA
- a CDS encoding AMP-binding protein, with amino-acid sequence MQRIWRCFHTGGLNALTVPLLVAGGTVVLTDGFDPERAMRILDQYGCTIVLMVPTMYHMIMNGAVLHVDGGIAL; translated from the coding sequence ATGCAGCGTATCTGGAGGTGCTTTCATACGGGCGGCTTAAACGCCTTGACGGTGCCGCTCCTCGTGGCTGGTGGCACCGTGGTGCTGACGGACGGGTTTGATCCGGAGCGGGCCATGCGGATCCTCGATCAGTACGGCTGCACGATTGTGCTCATGGTGCCGACCATGTACCACATGATCATGAACGGCGCGGTCCTGCATGTGGATGGCGGGATTGCGTTGTAG